The following nucleotide sequence is from Scleropages formosus chromosome 4, fSclFor1.1, whole genome shotgun sequence.
AAGAACTACTATACAAATAATGTAAGAAACAAAGGGGTTTACATACAACTGTACCAAAGGTAACAGCAACAaaggaaatacataaaaaaaaaaaaaaaaaaacttgggtcAAACTAAAATTGTTAAACTCAGTGAAGATGAGGGTAATCAGAGTATTCAGACATAGGTGTGAAACGTTAACAGATTATCTCATCCAGAACACCACACATCATtaacaggaaaatgaaaatcctcagaaagaaaagaatcagTCGTAAGGGGTGCTATAACCTTTCCATATAGCTGAATGACTGTGTAAGATAACCCAGCAGCAGCGCAAATATTGAAATTTGCACAGCACCTTCACTCTTCCAGCTGCCCCCTCCATCCCACGGTTCTGGGCATCCTTGCGCTTCTCTGCTGCTTCACTCCTTTTCTGCAGAGCATCCTTCAGGCGCTTGTTGGCTGCTGCAGCCTATCACGACATGGTATTTTAACCCATACTCCTCACATATTAGGTACAGAATATGATGCAAAGATGAGGACAGCATCAAATCAAACAGGGTCTTAATCAGACAAACAGatcttttcaataaaatatatacagcagTAGCTCAGATTGTCCAAGCTGAtgaattgtgaaaaaaaaaagttatgcttatttttcattttacttcccAAACCCCAGTTTCTCAACATAACGTAATGAGTTATACAGCTTTTAGGAGGTAATCTGTATATCCAAGGACACCATGTAATACCACTGTTAAATGTTTCAGCACAAGCATCTTCAGCTCAAATACACTTCTTTGAACCTAGAAgcattcatgtttattcataaaTTGTTGTAGTATTACTTTAAGAATCTTTTTCAGCTACTCAACTTACTACAGTGGGTCTCCTACTTAAAACAATTGGGACACAAAGTCTTCACTCAAAAAGTAACTGAGGTGCTCATCAGTTCTATATCAAGCTATACATGTAATATAAGGGGACCAATTTACTGAAGTTTTGAGAATCACATGCCTATCTGTATGTCAGATAGTGAAATGCACCTTGTCGACTGGGAGCTGTATTTATGGCACACTACAAATAAGGAAGGACAATAAACTATGGCTAGAGGAAGGTCCTGAAAAACCAAAAGCAGCATTTACTGTCTGCATTGCTATCAGTCAGCACATGAAGTGAAGCTTCGGCAGGCAATTTGTATTGTATTCTATATCTTTATGGAAAAATACTAAAAGTATATAATTGCAACAAACTTATTACTTGAAAAGTTTAAGTCAGGGGaccaaaatgcatttcctttcCATGGAAAACTCAGACAGGTCACAGAATTTTGCTTCTACTTTTCCACCTCCCCATTCAGTCAACATGGGTTACCTCTGGATCCCAAaacattccttttttaaaattcatttctcTGTATTCATAGAGAAACAGCCAGTTCAAATTTGCACTagctgaaatataaaaattcaaacTGCACATTATTTCAGTTGGTGAAATACATTAACAGGCTACAACTTTAAAAACTGGAAGAATTTCAGTCTGAGCTGTAGTTTCTTCATTAAGGAGAAGTTTTGTCACACTACTGGtgagaaattaaaattgttGACAAAAATTTTTGAGGATTATATGCACTTCTGTTCAGTAGGTCACTTATAGTTTGCTTTGGTACACTTCCCTTTCATACAGATTGATTATACATTCAGCAAACTGCTGTCCAAAAAAATTTTGCCTACATCCAAATGTTACAGATTTAagcttacattacattttaatctTTAAGACTGAGAGCATCACCACCATAGTAACTAACCATGGAAACATTTCTATAGTATTAATTTTGACTAAGCTAGTGAACCAAAAACAACTCACGCCATTTGTAAACGGAAGACAGGGGAACAGGGATCTCACCTCCTCGGTTTTACGGCGCAGGACACTGGCCTGTTTCTGGAAGTCCCTCTCTAGCTTCAGCATCTCATACTGCCGCTTGCGGTCCTGTAGCCAGCAGCAACAAACAGTTTTACAAGTCTTACAGTAGCAACTGGTCTTGCATTTTACACTCCCCAATAATTTAATAACCAGCCCTTAACTtttataaaaccaaaaaaaaaaaaattaaggcttAACCAAGTCTATCTTCTGCTCTACAACTTCAgtaaattgaataaaattaagATCTGCCAATAATCTTAAATTCTTAGTTGCAATATCTTTAATAAATCAGAGGTCTATCaactaagtgtgtgtgtgtgtgtgtgtggggagaatTGACAAAATGCTTTTGCACACAGAGCCCAGCAGTGCCTCCATAACACTCACCTTTTCTTTGAGCTGCAGCACTTCCTTGTCCTTCTTCTGCTTCCACTGTCGGAACTTCTCAGAGTCCTCCTTCATCTGCCTCATTAGCTGTACACGCTGCATTTTCATGGCCTATTACACAGTGAAGAAATACACAACTCAGACAGCAAGAGCACGCAAGGGCACATACCACCATGGGTAtgtatctctcacacacacacacacacacacacacacacacacacacacacacattttctgaaccacttatcccatacggggtcgcggggaaccggagcctaacctggcaacgcagggcgtaaggctggagggggacacacccaggacgggacgtcagtccgtcgcaaggcacccaaagcgggattccaaccccagacccaccagagagcagtacccggtccaacccactgcgccaccgcgatGTATCTCACAATATAGCCAATTATGTGGTGCCCATTATATAGTTTATCATACAGTATTATGCCATTTTAACCATGAATCCTTGTAAGTGGGTTTATTGCATAAATGTTACAAGTTAAAAGATTTTTATATAATCTAAGCATTAACAAAGCTAGATACTatgtttcattgctttttaatttgcatatgtTAGACATTCTAGCAATAGCAATTTGCGATTGATTTATTCAGTAAATTCTATGAAAGTCTCAATTATAACTAAAAATTCATAATGAACAATCGAAGGATATCATGTATGGCTTTCAGCCTTTCACAGAACCTAACTTGTAAATAAAGCGAATGTCAGTTGATTTAATGTCAATTTCATAGCTTTAATCTTTCAACAGAACCTAACGGGCAAATATATTGAGACATCTGTATTTCTAAGTTTTTGATTGTAAAAAATGAGTGGCAAAATAGACTGGATTTACAATGGATTTCCGAGCTTAACTGTTCAAAAGTCGAGTCAATATATACCTATACATTTACCACGTCGCACAAAAAACGGTAGAAATAGCTGCATTACATGTACTTTTTACAAGATAATGCCACCATAAAATGATTTCATTGTAACTATATGATAAACAGATGCTACATATCTATGCCTTCACTGTACAAATGTTACTTAAGTCACCTATAGTGTAATCAGAATGAGTATTTTGAGCAAAACTTCTTGTTTTgctcaaaatacacacacacacacacacacacacacacacacacacacactttcggaaccgctcgtcccacacgaggtcacggggaaccagagcctacccggcaacacaaggcgtagggccagagggggaggggacacacccaggacgggacgccagtccgtcgcaaggcaccccaggcggaactcgaaccccagacctactgaagagcaggacctggtccaacccactgcgccccctgtttGCTCAAAATACTCATTCTAATTACACTATAGGGGTTCTTTTACTGGGTCAgtcaaattcaaaacaaatcaCTTAAATGTACTTGGAGATGGAGTGTTTTTAGGGGAAAAAACACTGATctcaaaatgcagaaaaagcagGCTAGCAAGTGAGAGAATAAAGTGTTTAATACCCACATCCTaaataaaaagcagagatgGTCATCTGGCCCTTGGCTACCTGAATCTCCTGGTTCAGCTTGGCAACATTGCGCAGTGACGTCTCCTTGAGCTTCAACAGCTTTGACTGCTCCATCAGCTTCTTCTTCAGGTCTGTGATTTGgccctccagctcctgcagtcGCTTCCTGCGCTGCTCACTGAGCCTggatgtgtgtgggggggtgccTTTCAGAATAGGAATGAGGCAACACCAGCCTCCATGTTGTGGAAGTTTGGCAAAATCCTTTAACTACCTGGCCTGTGTACTGATGCAATTTGCTACAACATCCAGCTCCAATTTGACAGCTCAAAGGATGGGAATGCAATGTTTTTCTTGGAAAACCTTGTCCAACAAAAAACAgctttcacattcattttttaatgaattttaaaagtaTCAGCCTAATCCAATTTAATAGTAACATTATATGGTGAATAGCTAAAGACCTTCCACTTAGTTCTCTTCTCATTAAGACAAACGTCTGTTGAGCTTAAAAAGTGGTCTCAGTCTTCATCTTCCCTCCGAGCTGAGCCTTCTAGAAAACTACTGGAGGAGCATAATGAACTGAATCAATTTTCAAATGCTGACTAAAAATACACCATAAGGGATTACTTGGCCTGATTGGAGTCCTTCTTTGCAGAGTGAAGAGCCAAAAtgagctcctccttctccttttgcAGGGAGTTGACAGCTGCTTGCAGGCCTTTCATGTTCTCCTGGTGAGGAGCAGGTGAGACACACATTGTTAACACAGAAATAAGTTTGAGCTTTTTTAGGAAACCAAAACACCACATGGGGTTCAAAACTCCTAGTCTTGATTGCTTTCTAATACCAACCCCCTGACTCAAGCCTCTTACCTGGTGCTCAGTTTGCATGGGCTCCAAGTGACTGTCATTCTGGCACATTTTCCTGACAAAGGCTTCCTTCAGGGCCAGGACTTTGTTTAGTTCAATCAGCTCCTTTGACATCTGAGCTTGGCGCAGGGCATGTTGGGTTGTAAATGCCTCAGCTGAGCATTTTTCTGCAGCTTCATCCGACTGTTGCACAAACGTAACAGCAGCAAGAGAAAAATAACCAATTTAAGATAatcaaaaggaacaaaaaaaaagaataaaaaggaaaaggcATGGAATGAGAATACAAAAACAGGAATATATTCAATGCCAGTTCATGCAGAAAGGACTGCAGTACTCACATCTTTGGGACTACCAGCCTCTACCTCACCAGTGGGGCTATTCTCTGCTTCACCCTCCAGGACCCTGTCTTCCTGAGAGGTCAGGGCTTCTATAGAGACAGCTATTCCTGCACTCTCCTCCTGAAGGCAAGTGGTCAAACAAGTTTTGCATAACTACACAAGAAAGATGTGCAAGGTcacaggtatttaaaaaaaaaaaaaaaaaaaagcaagctgTTCCAACTTGCAACTAAGATTCAGAAACATCTGAGTAACTTGTAAGTAGCCAGTGAGCTCAAGATCTGATAGTTAATGGgtcacacagtgtgtgactaggatattttgtttcactttaaatttcAGTTCAATCGGTGTGAATGTACAGACATAAGACATGCAAAGACAGAGAGACTAATTCCAGGTTGTACCTGAAGCTGCACAATGACTTGCTGCAGATTACGGATCACCTCCACATTCTCTTTGAGCTCCTGGTCCTCCAAAGATTCCACCAACCTCTGCAGGTCAACCTTACAGCTGCACACATTAATCAGGATATTGGTTACTGCCATCCAGTCTGCACAGCAGGAAAGGTCAAACTGACTCATAATCCAAATGTTCATTGAGCACATTCCATAACCCATTAATAGTGCacaaatgtgtgatttttacaaTGGCAAGATATAAGACCAGCATATCATGTTAAATCACAATGTagataaatatgtgtgtgttgttcatgCAGGCATCTAGAATGAGGGCAAGTTACTGAAGAAAAATGCTTACGCTGCATGCTGCTTCAGCTCCTCCAGTTTGCTTTGTAGCTTGTTATTAACCTGCTCTGTctacagaggaaaaaagtcaaatCACAAAACAGGCCTCCTCCTTGCTTTAAGTGTCTCCATTTTGGTAGGATCAATacaaagcatattttaaaatggttttgtttAGCTATATTAATTTGAGAATAGTCATTTCTTAATCTTTAACTGGATTAATCACCAAGTAAAATGCTTTATaaacaatacaaattaaaaaaaaaagtattgcatGCAAAACTGATAACATGCACCATTAATATCAGTGGAATATACCAAAGATGCCACATGACATTTAGGCAATCAGCATGCAAAATACATGATACTGCAATCCCCTACTGTACAAGGAGAGACTACaactgggaaaagaaaaaaaatctacaactTAAAACAGAATATGTACAGGCAAACTGACAGAAGGAAATTTATTGGACTTGGTCAATCTGTAGTTCACAAGTAGGGCATCATCATGGCAACAAAATATCCAGAGGGAAAGTCCCCCTCCCATGTCATCAGCAACATTTAAGTGCATTTAGGTGCACACTGGAGTAATTTTCACCATAGTGCTACTGGAGAATTAGTGTGCTAAGGAAGGGTGGGAAAGACTTCAGGAACATAAAGTCACCGGCAAGGCTTACCATGATGATCCTCTCAAACATCTGGGCTGTCTGACCTACAGCCTCGCTCAGTTCACGGCTCAGCTTGCTGTTCTCATCCTGCAGGGAGCGATTCTTCTCAAGGATGTCAGACACGTTGCCTGCCGGCTCCaatctgagtgagaggggaaacCTTTACCAGGATACATTAACTAACAGCCAAACTGCCTACAATGTTTGCATACCTTGGATACACCTCTAAAATGCAGCAATACTTTGTACAATTACAATTCACAATATCATTTCTTGtttcagatttaaatgtagacaTACCCAGACAGCACAGGGGCCACACCACCACGTGCATGAAGCAACATCACCTGAAGCTCCTGGacctgcaaaacaaaacatctaTTAGAACTAGAACCTGACATTTAGATCTACAAACACTAAAGCCCAAGACACTCAGATGTTTAAAGCCCGAGGATGAGAGGCCTATCTCTTACAAAGGCTGTATTTGCATCATATCATCCTATGACACTGCCTCTCATAACCCTGTTCTCCTCAGTAAACAGGAGGGGCTAACCAGAGGTTATGCATTCAATTTAAAGCtcagaaaagtttaaaaaagttgCAGTGATACACGTGACCCTTACCATACATGCAGGAGGTAAGAACAGCAATAATGCTGTTATTTCTGCAAATACAAGAATACTACTTGCTTTGCTAAAACTGCACTAGCAGAAGTGCTTCACCAACAATGTTCTCCAGACATTCAAATATCATCAGTTATGAAATCATTAGTGTTAAACTGGCATTAAAAAAGGTGATATTATTCAATGGACCATAATAATCCAATCACACCACTGAGACAGAAAATTTACACCTGTGGTGACTTGGCCAGGATCTTGAAGTATATGTTCAGAGTGAGAACATACCAACATTCTCATACCTGTTGTTTCAAGTGTTTTAACTCAGCAGAGCGGGGGTCCACATTCACAACTggtttgtttttgattttgcgGGCACGGTCGGCATAGCGCAGTGTGTTAATGGTTTCTTCAACATTGGAGTCAGCTGGGCTGACACATGCAATCATGAGGGTGTGACTGTTGCCCCCTAAGGAATCTGATCAACACAAGATGAGACAAATATCCATGTTACACATTCCACACCAATTACAGATATAACCTATTTGTAATGGTCAATGTGAATATGACTATTGCATTTGATTCCTGCCTGTAAGGAAGCtgtgcacagaaacacattatAAAAGTACAATATGGCCTCAAGgtacaaagaaaatgaaactatTTGTGTTGCTCTGTATAGCACTGTAATTCAAgagaattaaaaatgattgacaatttccagtttgtgttttgctgtaaaaatacaaCTCAAGGAAAGATTAACTTACCCTGGAGCAGGCGAGTCAGTTTAGAGTCCCTGTATGGAACAAATGTCCCCTTCTTGCTTTCCTCCCCCAGTGCGCTGATCACATTCCCTAGTGACAGCAAACCTCGATTGATGCTGATACCTGGAAAGGAGACAGTGCAAGGCTTTCTGCCAGGTTTCGCAGTAAGGCAGAACATTGTATCCTTGGTGAAACATGCCAGCTCACCTTCCTTCAAGCGGTCACCCtctgcctttgttttcttttgcctCTCTGAGCCAGCAAGATCCACCAAGTGCAATTTTGAGACTACAGAGTCACTCCTTTGTTAGGGGAAAACAACATCAAATACAAAGTTAGGTGAGGGCTGAGGGATTCAGcatcacaaacacagagaattCCTTTTTGTCAAACTGTGCAGGTTTTAAAGTTCAAATATTATGGGTTTCTCAAAATGACtcaaaaaatgttatttgagTGTACTGCTTTTATTAGATGTCTTTTAAGTCATGTGTTCCATATAATACACACCAAACTCATTCAAAGTGAGTTTCAACTCTAAGCGCTACAGTGGACTAAcaccaaaaacaaatgaactttTATCCACTATGAGTTGtatgctgctttgcagaaaaactgtTAGAGGAATACAAATGCAAACCCCTTTATTGTACTTCCCTAATTGCAATACTAATTATGatttacatgtaatttacaTGTTAACTACATGTGCAATGAAGGCAAGCTGTCCCCCATTTAGCCAGACTACAGATGAGGTAAAGAAAACGATATGGATTTTCCTGCAAGTCATTTTAATGCAATTGCTATTGCTCTCCAACATATATATGTGCTCATATTTAGTAGGAAATTGGACTATAATTTAAAACCTGAAGACAGAGCAATTTGACTAAATAGAAGAGAGATCATACAGACCACCTAAAGACAAGCTGAACAATTAATTATACTACTTCAACTAATTCAGTCTTTCCTCCCAAAACTAAAATGACCAAAGCCCAAATGCTACCAGAACTACAGGAACCAGGTGAAACCATATAGTCCTGTGAAAAGTAGCTGTGAAATGTGAACAGCTTACTTGTCATTACTGCGACGCTGCTCAAGTGTGACAGTGAAGATGGCGTGAGAACGGGATGATGCGGCATTCATGGCAGTGGAGCCCACTGTGCGCGCAGAGTTCCCGAGCTCCAGGCAGCCAACCATCTCCTGAGCAGTTAACACCTCCTTCTCTGTCAGTCCGATGATCTGAAAGGTACCACCAGGAAAAAaccggaaaaaaaaagtaaatagcaCTGAAGATGTACACCCAACCAACGTCAGTAGTAATTAACCACAAAATAGACGAAGGTAACCCTTAACATAGATTTCACAATACCTTTATGCCTTCTTTGGGATCTTCACGAATATTGATAGCTGGTTTGTCTTTAGATACACATAAGAGGTCAAGAATATCTTCGTTAtatatctgttaaaaaaaaaaaaaacccaaaaaaaaacgACAATCAAAATAGAACAGTGATCttgattttaataaagaaatagaTGTTTAAGACAAAATGGAGATTGAAGTTAATCAGAATAACAGCGATGTTCGCCAAAAGAATCTTCATGAATTTTGGgttcaaagaagaaaatataagaaatgGATGGGGACACAAAGGGCTCTTCTTTTACACATACCTCCAGGTAAGATACAGCAAGCAAAAACTCGCAGTCTGTCCTCTTAAACTTTTCCTGGAAGATCTTTTTAATAACTCTGGGGATGACTCCAACAGTAGGATCATCCTCCTGGGCTGAACTGTAGGTGCCTCCCATGGAATAAGTCTTACCAGAGCCTGTTTGTCCATATGCCAGGACAGTGGCATTGTAACCTGTgcagaaaacaaatatattgcCTGAGTTGAAACTGGGGAAATAAGAATAACAGGTTCATAAGAATATTGGCATTAGGTAAAATAGTTGTCTCTCCATGATTTTCAGTGATTGTACAGCTAAATCAGTctttaatcagaatcagaacgagctttattgccaagtatgttcacacatacaagaaaTTTGtattggtgacaggaacttccacagcacagacagaatagAACTTTTAATAGTACTTTCCAacacattaaatgtgaaaattacaaGTCACCCATTCTCCATGTTCCCCAAGTTGTCCCATGGTTTTAACCTTTGTTTAAATCTCAAAATGATAAAAGTTCTAAATAGCATCTCAGAATAGCCCTCcaatttcatttaaatcaaacaaaattaaatattaaaaacaatgacaGGTTATTGCTATTACCTGTGCAAAAAGCTTAAATTAAAAGTATTAGTTCAAATGTAATAGATTAAAAACAAAGCTATGGATGGTGGGTTAACAGATCCATTTAATTCTTAACACTTCAGTTTTCTATCAAAATATACcgcactactactactacagctACTTAAGTGAGCAAGagtaagaaaatgtttttgtaaaaaactgACAGCATCATTCTTATACAAGTACAAAACAATTTTGCAGCTATTTTGTAAACTGTATTAACTGTGCATTATGCATCAAAAGTGCACTTAGGCTCACATACAGCAAGCAAGCGGAAAACTCTACAGGATCTTTACAGATGCTTCCTGTAACAACACTAACTCCAGAAGGATATCTGTTCAGTTGAATACCTATGCCTTGaagcagtcattttaaatagacaacaaaatgttattttaaacaaagtttttgtttattcatttagcagatgattttttccaaagcgacttccaacactgtgtagtgttatcagcccagaccttattcacccaaggtgactgacatttctagatacactacttagaatgagCCATTTATCCAAACATGGgagaaacacactctctgccacTGACAGACATACTATGGGAGACTTCACagtcactaatccacctgaacagcacgtcttcaaactgtgggatgaaaccggAGCATCCGGAGAAAATCCTtgcagacacaggagaacatgcaaacgacacaaactgagcagggatcgaaccgacatcctctcacaccacccaggcatggtgaaacagcagcgctactcattgtgccactaTGCCATCCAATGACCAATTCTTATTAGATGTcatttgaagaagaagaagaaaaaaaaccatccttattcatcattcatccatttatacagtacagcaatggaacacacacacacacacacacacacacacacacacacacacacacacacacacacaccaatttaaaactccccagttcacctgaaacatctttggactgtgggtgaaAACTCCAGGACCCAGAGAAAAGCCACATGAACACAAGGACTGCATGCAAACaccgcacagactgagttggattcaaaccctgagGGCCTGTAACTTCTGTTCACAGAGAAGTAAGACAGTAACTCGAATAACAGTTGCAATTGTCTAGCGTAGACATCATTTGTAAAAGtcaatatttcttatttatggATGTGGTTGGGTAGAACTGTTTATCTTGTGTTACATTTATGTGTAAAGCTTGTGTataagttgggggggggggggggggggggggggtgtgtgtcacagcaggcttggccgggtcctgctctctgctgggtgtggggttcgagtcctgcttggggtgccctgcaacggagcgtcccatcctgggtgtgtcccctccccctccagccttgtgccctgtgttgccaggtaaggcttcggtttgctgcgaccctactcggcacaagcggtttcagtcagcgtgtcTGTGGGTGCTTGTGGGTAAGTTTCCTTGCAGAACTTAATAAAGGAGCACCCTATCCCATCCACTGTACCACTttgatacacaaacattttgtaTTAAGCCCACgtggaatgaaacaaaagaCCCTTCTATTTATAGTCCTTCATTTTACAAGTATGTAATGTCAAAAATGCATAGAAAGTAAGTCATGAATTCATTCACTATCAAGAACAGCTTGTCCAATGCAATTttgtagtggtccagagcctaacctagagAAACAGAGCTCGAAGCAGGGTATGTCCtggcaatctctctctctc
It contains:
- the kif4 gene encoding kinesin family member 4 → MTKEDEKVIPVRVALRCRPLVVKEISEGCQNCLTFVPGEPQVIVGNDKAFTYDYVFDPLTEQEEVFNTAVSPLLSGFFKGYNATVLAYGQTGSGKTYSMGGTYSSAQEDDPTVGVIPRVIKKIFQEKFKRTDCEFLLAVSYLEIYNEDILDLLCVSKDKPAINIREDPKEGIKIIGLTEKEVLTAQEMVGCLELGNSARTVGSTAMNAASSRSHAIFTVTLEQRRSNDKSDSVVSKLHLVDLAGSERQKKTKAEGDRLKEGISINRGLLSLGNVISALGEESKKGTFVPYRDSKLTRLLQDSLGGNSHTLMIACVSPADSNVEETINTLRYADRARKIKNKPVVNVDPRSAELKHLKQQVQELQVMLLHARGGVAPVLSGLEPAGNVSDILEKNRSLQDENSKLSRELSEAVGQTAQMFERIIMTEQVNNKLQSKLEELKQHAACKVDLQRLVESLEDQELKENVEVIRNLQQVIVQLQEESAGIAVSIEALTSQEDRVLEGEAENSPTGEVEAGSPKDSDEAAEKCSAEAFTTQHALRQAQMSKELIELNKVLALKEAFVRKMCQNDSHLEPMQTEHQENMKGLQAAVNSLQKEKEELILALHSAKKDSNQAKLSEQRRKRLQELEGQITDLKKKLMEQSKLLKLKETSLRNVAKLNQEIQAMKMQRVQLMRQMKEDSEKFRQWKQKKDKEVLQLKEKDRKRQYEMLKLERDFQKQASVLRRKTEEAAAANKRLKDALQKRSEAAEKRKDAQNRGMEGAAGRVKSWLLNEVELLVSTEEARRHLSDLLEDRKLLAEEISQLKQKMEAGEQPTAKVRRRTFTIAELESQGELEASLGKQVENLQTEMDLRSAQIADLQQKVLDADNEGRVKQRWDNITTIVEAKCALKFLMSELVAAKVGNAKLESELKQEKANYMDLQRVLCDERKLMSIMDMEHQSCLVELEQRHQEKVLYLLSQLQNKPVAAEGKEEEMEMSKRERELLQRLKFQEKEIENMRELSEQNQKLMEENEQYKQKLTLLQVASGKKMTSLLAASSQSPDSSFEYIPPKPKGRRFTTARATLATTIDIDELASSSSSEEDEDIDEWVPEKNGRGGQRNSRKKYKILGCGCKGRCSNKLCRCRKAKMTCGENCQCDHEKCRNVETPGSSSVDTTEMDDGSRDLVFTPQDPTAVSPGDSTFFKPPCVTPTMKVLKEIGDISQLPSDLKLERKPSALEEDEEERSTTSFLKKKKRVLTSSHNSFFSGCTPIREEA